One region of Cobetia sp. cqz5-12 genomic DNA includes:
- a CDS encoding cell division protein ZipA C-terminal FtsZ-binding domain-containing protein: MELREWLILLGLVLVAIIVVDGVRRLQRQRRVPRLDRAGTEDSTDDAGNPAVEEEEERDNWELPNGGYRVVGDSGTHAEDEEDVVLDNAHGIKASRVTQPSRPAQPMERREAPERKGFGERAAAFGARASQSMRDVTASLGARRDDEHEHDDAHHEPVLGSASSEQAETAREDDFHEKPVITAEDDSISVSSTQADDLEPMAEIEEGQDARTEASSAGKPADVASSASQRQEPSLEAAVAPAADATAPEDDRHPLVLRAERNQVDDQLARDTLADASEVIIISVMARGDEGFSGEDVLGISLACGLRHSEMGLFLRHEEDDDDSPLQFAMANVVKPGIFKPAEMVDSQLDGVTFLMPLPGADDTSAAFETMVEIAMLLVRRLGGELKDENHSVMTAQTIEFKRQQVHEFERRNRLHRYQAN; encoded by the coding sequence ATGGAATTGAGAGAGTGGCTCATCTTGTTGGGGTTGGTGCTGGTCGCAATCATCGTCGTTGACGGTGTGCGCAGGCTCCAACGTCAACGTCGAGTACCCCGACTGGATCGAGCGGGTACAGAGGATTCCACCGACGATGCGGGCAATCCCGCGGTGGAAGAAGAGGAAGAACGTGACAACTGGGAGCTGCCGAACGGCGGCTACCGGGTGGTTGGCGATTCCGGAACGCATGCCGAGGACGAGGAAGATGTCGTGCTCGACAATGCTCATGGCATCAAGGCCTCGCGGGTGACTCAACCGAGTCGTCCGGCGCAGCCCATGGAGCGTCGTGAAGCGCCGGAGCGCAAGGGCTTCGGCGAGCGTGCGGCTGCCTTCGGTGCACGTGCCAGTCAGTCAATGCGCGATGTGACGGCCAGTCTGGGCGCACGGCGTGACGACGAGCATGAGCACGACGATGCGCATCATGAGCCCGTGCTCGGCAGCGCCTCCAGTGAGCAGGCCGAGACGGCGCGCGAAGACGACTTCCATGAGAAGCCGGTGATCACCGCCGAGGACGACAGCATCAGCGTCTCCTCCACCCAGGCCGATGATCTCGAGCCGATGGCCGAGATCGAGGAAGGTCAGGATGCCAGGACTGAGGCGTCCTCCGCTGGCAAGCCGGCCGATGTCGCCAGCAGTGCTTCCCAGCGCCAGGAACCTTCACTGGAAGCGGCCGTCGCGCCTGCTGCCGATGCGACAGCGCCCGAGGATGATCGTCATCCTCTGGTGCTGCGTGCCGAACGCAATCAGGTCGATGACCAGCTCGCACGTGACACCTTGGCCGACGCCAGTGAAGTCATCATCATCTCGGTGATGGCGCGTGGCGATGAGGGCTTCAGCGGTGAAGACGTGCTGGGTATCTCGCTGGCCTGTGGTCTGCGTCATTCCGAGATGGGGCTGTTCCTGCGCCACGAGGAAGATGACGATGACAGCCCGCTGCAGTTCGCGATGGCCAACGTGGTCAAGCCGGGCATCTTCAAGCCGGCCGAGATGGTGGACAGCCAGCTGGATGGCGTCACCTTCCTCATGCCGCTACCGGGCGCGGACGACACCTCCGCCGCCTTCGAGACCATGGTCGAGATCGCCATGCTGCTGGTGCGTCGTCTGGGGGGTGAGCTGAAAGACGAGAACCACAGCGTGATGACGGCCCAGACCATCGAGTTCAAGCGCCAGCAGGTGCACGAGTTCGAGCGCCGCAATCGTCTGCATCGCTACCAGGCCAACTGA